One genomic segment of Tripterygium wilfordii isolate XIE 37 chromosome 9, ASM1340144v1, whole genome shotgun sequence includes these proteins:
- the LOC120005234 gene encoding cyclin-A2-2: protein MNKENESIAKIEEPTARITRARAKAFGTSSGIFPSSRPPFKQDQNRVLRANSKRAASDENEIPMTGICGLQHKRRAVLKDVTNIVDEHLYIDRTSAMKVQKDRRGLAKSKTKVATDIYEGFPQDEEDVKTKLAEELSKLRMLEPQDLTLSRKLQEKGVVEKNMLHSTRESSADDQMLLEPDYIRPAGMQKTENKICMKLGASSGLSIVNIDSNVKDPQACSFYAPDIYNNRRVAELNQRPSIDYMEKLQQDITPCMRGILIDWLVEVSEEYKLVPDTLYLTVNLIDRFLSQNYIEKQRLQLLGVTSMLIASKYEEICAPRVEEFCFITDNTYTRGEVLKMESQLLNLLHFQLSVPTTKTFLRRFIQATHTFYKVPCTEMEFLANYLAELTLLEYNFLKYLPSIVAASAVFLARWTLNQSDHPWNPTLEHYTSYKASELKTTVLELRDLQLNTNGCSLNAIREKYRQQKFKHVANLTSPERVLSLFE, encoded by the exons AtgaacaaagaaaatgaaagcatTGCCAAAATTGAAGAGCCTACTGCTCGAATCACAAGAGCACGGGCCAAAGCCTTCGGGACTTCCAGTGGAATATTCCCCTCATCAAGACCTCCTTTTAAGCAGGATCAGAACCGTGTTCTTCGAGCAAATTCCAAAAGAGCAGCTTCAGATGAGAATGAAATTCCCATGACTGGAATCTGTGGACTTCAGCATAAAAGAAGAGCAGTGCTTAAAGATGTGACTAACATTGTTGATGAACATTTGTATATAGACAGAACCAGTGCAATGAAAGTTCAG AAGGATAGAAGAGGTCTGGCGAAGAGCAAAACAAAGGTGGCAACAGATATCTATGAGGGATTCCCTCAGGATGAAGAGGATGTGAAGACAAAATTAGCAGAAGAATTATCAAAGTTAAGAATGTTAGAACCACAAGACCTCACATTATCAAGGAAGTTGCAAGAAAAAGGGGTTGTAGAGAAAAATATGCTTCACAGCACACGGGAATCCAGTGCAGATGATCAAATGCTTCTGGAACCTGATTACATTAGACCAGCTGGAATGCAAAAGACAG AGAACAAGATTTGCATGAAACTGGGAGCCTCTAGTGGTTTAAGCATTGTGAATATAGACTCAAACGTAAAGGATCCTCAAGCGTGCAGCTTCTATGCCCCTGATATATACAATAATAGACGTGTTGCAGAG CTCAATCAAAGACCTTCAATCGATTATATGGAAAAATTGCAGCAAGACATCACTCCATGCATGCGTGGAATTCTCATTGATTGGCTTGTGGAG GTTTCTGAAGAATACAAGTTGGTTCCGGATACGCTTTACTTGACGGTGAATCTCATTGATCGGTTCCTCtctcaaaattatattgaaaaacAACGACTCCAGCTCCTTGGTGTAACTTCCATGTTAATTGCCTC aaaatatgaagaaatcTGTGCACCACGAGTGGAAGAATTTTGTTTCATCACAGACAATACTTACACTAGGGGCGAG GTATTGAAAATGGAGAGCCAACTTCTGAATCTCTTGCACTTCCAGTTATCTGTTCCAACCACAAAAACATTTCTCAG GAGATTCATTCAAGCAACACACACTTTTTACAAG GTTCCTTGTACAGAGATGGAGTTTTTGGCAAATTACTTAGCTGAGTTAACTCTTCTTGAGTATAACTTCCTAAAGTACTTGCCTTCCATCGTAGCAGCATCAGCCGTGTTCCTTGCCCGATGGACACTCAATCAGTCAGACCACCCTTGG AATCCTACTTTAGAGCACTATACCAGTTACAAGGCATCAGAACTGAAAACTACAGTACTTGAACTGCGAGATTTGCAGCTGAACACTAATGGATGCTCGCTAAATGCTATACGTGAGAAGTACAGGCAGCAAAAG TTCAAGCATGTGGCAAACTTGACCTCCCCAGAACGAGTTCTATCACTGTTCGAGTGA